In Pseudothermotoga sp., a genomic segment contains:
- a CDS encoding VIT1/CCC1 transporter family protein has translation MTSNGERKYSSTNLLLMKMQKAEMTEYIVYSRLSKLDQKNSEILMRIAKDELNHYKKLKNLTKVDVTPNWWRVIFYLLLARFFGLTFTLKLMERGEEGAQIKYSEVGQKELLKDEEEHERLLLSLIDEERIEYIGSMVLGLNDALVELTGALAGLTLAIQNSKIVALSGVITGLAAALSMSASDYLSRKSEGGSKKPFRSALYTGVAYLITVLFLVFPYIVIDRPMISLFWTILNAVLVIFLFTFFVSVVKEQNFKKNFLEMFSISMGVAAVSFLIGLVARKIFNIEI, from the coding sequence ATGACATCGAACGGTGAGAGAAAGTACTCATCGACCAACCTTTTGCTCATGAAAATGCAGAAGGCCGAAATGACAGAGTACATCGTTTACTCTAGGCTTTCCAAACTCGATCAAAAAAATTCCGAAATCTTGATGAGGATAGCAAAAGATGAACTGAACCACTACAAAAAATTGAAGAATCTGACGAAAGTCGATGTTACACCCAATTGGTGGAGGGTGATCTTTTATCTATTACTCGCAAGATTCTTCGGTTTGACCTTCACCCTCAAACTGATGGAAAGAGGAGAAGAAGGAGCGCAGATCAAATACAGTGAAGTTGGTCAAAAAGAGCTCCTTAAAGATGAAGAAGAACATGAAAGATTGTTGCTGAGTTTGATAGATGAGGAGAGGATAGAATACATAGGCTCGATGGTCCTAGGTTTGAACGATGCCTTGGTCGAACTCACAGGCGCACTGGCTGGCTTGACTTTGGCAATTCAAAACTCCAAGATCGTTGCACTCTCTGGTGTTATCACAGGTTTAGCCGCCGCTTTGTCGATGTCTGCCTCAGATTATCTTTCGAGAAAATCGGAAGGTGGAAGTAAAAAACCTTTCAGGTCCGCTCTGTACACCGGTGTGGCTTATTTGATTACCGTGCTATTTCTTGTTTTTCCTTACATCGTCATCGATCGACCGATGATTTCACTCTTTTGGACGATCTTGAACGCCGTTTTGGTCATATTCTTGTTCACCTTCTTCGTATCGGTGGTGAAAGAACAGAACTTCAAGAAGAACTTCCTTGAAATGTTCAGCATAAGCATGGGAGTCGCTGCCGTTTCGTTTCTCATCGGCTTGGTTGCGCGAAAAATCTTCAACATAGAAATCTGA
- a CDS encoding manganese catalase family protein: MPEFVNPFSGKVPERKLTLSELIRAIRLNIAAEHEAVHQYMAHADATDHPLAKKVLMDIANEERVHIGEFTRLLEILTKDEADFMKQGAKEVEELMSEGEDEEPTIGSLKEGD, from the coding sequence ATGCCAGAATTCGTCAATCCGTTCAGTGGTAAGGTGCCTGAAAGAAAGTTGACTCTCTCAGAGCTCATAAGGGCCATAAGACTCAACATTGCAGCCGAACATGAAGCGGTCCACCAATACATGGCGCATGCCGATGCGACGGATCATCCTCTGGCGAAAAAGGTGCTCATGGACATTGCCAATGAAGAGAGGGTACACATAGGTGAGTTCACACGGTTGCTTGAGATACTCACAAAGGACGAAGCGGATTTCATGAAACAAGGTGCCAAAGAAGTCGAAGAACTCATGTCGGAAGGAGAGGATGAGGAACCAACGATCGGTTCACTGAAGGAAGGTGATTGA